From the genome of Ictalurus punctatus breed USDA103 chromosome 28, Coco_2.0, whole genome shotgun sequence, one region includes:
- the layna gene encoding layilin isoform X4, which produces MGYFEDSWRKVNFEEAQRACRSDGGDLLSIESPAEQSLIEGFIQDLKASDGDFWIGLRREPNYEESSIDCDSRYYWLDGSRSNFRNWHTDEPSCGYEVCVVMYHQPSASSDEGNRYMFQWNDDNCETKNNFICKYTKDVFTTTTTTEAAKNPSVTVHDDGMSVVVARPTDDVMNIVYIVLPTIPLLLLLIVANGVFCFKLFTKKRRKQTETPADKHGTWAPGERCNSPSPDVYNVIRRQHETDLNDTRPHTKNTSFLGSSPDTPTDEYDNLGGQDTESGFVTLASTESGFATNEIYESYQNRSSTRYHRQHSWLDNELYSY; this is translated from the exons ATGGGCTACTTCGAGGATAGCTGGCGTAAGGTAAACTTCGAGGAGGCCCAGCGGGCATGCAGGAGTGACGGAGGAGACCTGCTCAGCATCGAATCACCGGCTGAGCAGAGTCTCATTGAGGGCTTTATTCAGGACCTGAAAGCTTCAGATGGTGACTTTTGGATCGGTCTACGCAGAGAGCCAAACTATGAGGAGAGCAGCATTGACTGCGATTCTCGGTACTACTGGCTGGATGGCAGTCGATCAAATTTCAG GAACTGGCACACGGATGAGCCCTCCTGTGGTTacgaggtgtgtgtggtgatgtaCCACCAACCATCAGCGTCTTCAGATGAGGGAAACAGGTACATGTTCCAGTGGAATGACGACAACTGTGAGACGAAGAACAATTTCATCTGCAAGTATACCAAAG ACGTCTTTACGACAACGACGACAACAGAAGCAGCCAAAAACCCCTCAGTGACTGTTCACGATGATGGGATGAGCGTTGTGGTTGCTAGACCTACAG ATGATGTAATGAACATCGTTTACATTGTTCTCCCTACGATACCTCTACTGCTGCTCCTGATCGTAGCAAATGGAGTTTTCTGCTTCAAACTGTTTACAAAAAA GAGAAGAAAGCAAACAGAGACTCCTGCAGATAAGCATGGAACCTGGGCCCCAGGAGAGCGATGCAACAGCCCAAGTCCAGATGTGTACAACGTGATCCGAAGGCAGCACGAGACCGACCTGAATGACACCCGGCCTCACACCAAGAACACCTCGTTCCTGGGCTCCTCCCCAGACACACCGACCGACGAGTATGACAATCTGGGAGGCCAAGACACTGAGAGTGGGTTCGTCACGCTGGCCAGCACGGAGAGTGGCTTCGCCACCAATGAGATCTACGAGTCCTACCAGAACCGTTCCAGCACCAGGTACCACAGACAACACAGCTGGCTGGATAACGAGCTCTACAGCTACTGA
- the layna gene encoding layilin isoform X2: MDVRRVLAFSALMLSVPTSASKVLGGQHICKRGTNKPCYKMGYFEDSWRKVNFEEAQRACRSDGGDLLSIESPAEQSLIEGFIQDLKASDGDFWIGLRREPNYEESSIDCDSRYYWLDGSRSNFRNWHTDEPSCGYEVCVVMYHQPSASSDEGNRYMFQWNDDNCETKNNFICKYTKDVFTTTTTTEAAKNPSVTVHDDGMSVVVARPTDDVMNIVYIVLPTIPLLLLLIVANGVFCFKLFTKKRRKQTETPADKHGTWAPGERCNSPSPDVYNVIRRQHETDLNDTRPHTKNTSFLGSSPDTPTDEYDNLGGQDTESGFVTLASTESGFATNEIYESYQNRSSTRYHRQHSWLDNELYSY, from the exons ATGGATGTGAGGAGAGTTTTGGCTTTTTCAGCGCTGATGCTCAGTGTGCCGACTTCAGCATCCAAAGTGCTTGGTG GCCAACACATATGCAAGCGGGGCACCAACAAGCCCTGCTACAAAATGGGCTACTTCGAGGATAGCTGGCGTAAGGTAAACTTCGAGGAGGCCCAGCGGGCATGCAGGAGTGACGGAGGAGACCTGCTCAGCATCGAATCACCGGCTGAGCAGAGTCTCATTGAGGGCTTTATTCAGGACCTGAAAGCTTCAGATGGTGACTTTTGGATCGGTCTACGCAGAGAGCCAAACTATGAGGAGAGCAGCATTGACTGCGATTCTCGGTACTACTGGCTGGATGGCAGTCGATCAAATTTCAG GAACTGGCACACGGATGAGCCCTCCTGTGGTTacgaggtgtgtgtggtgatgtaCCACCAACCATCAGCGTCTTCAGATGAGGGAAACAGGTACATGTTCCAGTGGAATGACGACAACTGTGAGACGAAGAACAATTTCATCTGCAAGTATACCAAAG ACGTCTTTACGACAACGACGACAACAGAAGCAGCCAAAAACCCCTCAGTGACTGTTCACGATGATGGGATGAGCGTTGTGGTTGCTAGACCTACAG ATGATGTAATGAACATCGTTTACATTGTTCTCCCTACGATACCTCTACTGCTGCTCCTGATCGTAGCAAATGGAGTTTTCTGCTTCAAACTGTTTACAAAAAA GAGAAGAAAGCAAACAGAGACTCCTGCAGATAAGCATGGAACCTGGGCCCCAGGAGAGCGATGCAACAGCCCAAGTCCAGATGTGTACAACGTGATCCGAAGGCAGCACGAGACCGACCTGAATGACACCCGGCCTCACACCAAGAACACCTCGTTCCTGGGCTCCTCCCCAGACACACCGACCGACGAGTATGACAATCTGGGAGGCCAAGACACTGAGAGTGGGTTCGTCACGCTGGCCAGCACGGAGAGTGGCTTCGCCACCAATGAGATCTACGAGTCCTACCAGAACCGTTCCAGCACCAGGTACCACAGACAACACAGCTGGCTGGATAACGAGCTCTACAGCTACTGA
- the layna gene encoding layilin isoform X3, which produces MLSVPTSASKVLGGQHICKRGTNKPCYKMGYFEDSWRKVNFEEAQRACRSDGGDLLSIESPAEQSLIEGFIQDLKASDGDFWIGLRREPNYEESSIDCDSRYYWLDGSRSNFRNWHTDEPSCGYEVCVVMYHQPSASSDEGNRYMFQWNDDNCETKNNFICKYTKDVFTTTTTTEAAKNPSVTVHDDGMSVVVARPTDDVMNIVYIVLPTIPLLLLLIVANGVFCFKLFTKKRRKQTETPADKHGTWAPGERCNSPSPDVYNVIRRQHETDLNDTRPHTKNTSFLGSSPDTPTDEYDNLGGQDTESGFVTLASTESGFATNEIYESYQNRSSTRYHRQHSWLDNELYSY; this is translated from the exons ATGCTCAGTGTGCCGACTTCAGCATCCAAAGTGCTTGGTG GCCAACACATATGCAAGCGGGGCACCAACAAGCCCTGCTACAAAATGGGCTACTTCGAGGATAGCTGGCGTAAGGTAAACTTCGAGGAGGCCCAGCGGGCATGCAGGAGTGACGGAGGAGACCTGCTCAGCATCGAATCACCGGCTGAGCAGAGTCTCATTGAGGGCTTTATTCAGGACCTGAAAGCTTCAGATGGTGACTTTTGGATCGGTCTACGCAGAGAGCCAAACTATGAGGAGAGCAGCATTGACTGCGATTCTCGGTACTACTGGCTGGATGGCAGTCGATCAAATTTCAG GAACTGGCACACGGATGAGCCCTCCTGTGGTTacgaggtgtgtgtggtgatgtaCCACCAACCATCAGCGTCTTCAGATGAGGGAAACAGGTACATGTTCCAGTGGAATGACGACAACTGTGAGACGAAGAACAATTTCATCTGCAAGTATACCAAAG ACGTCTTTACGACAACGACGACAACAGAAGCAGCCAAAAACCCCTCAGTGACTGTTCACGATGATGGGATGAGCGTTGTGGTTGCTAGACCTACAG ATGATGTAATGAACATCGTTTACATTGTTCTCCCTACGATACCTCTACTGCTGCTCCTGATCGTAGCAAATGGAGTTTTCTGCTTCAAACTGTTTACAAAAAA GAGAAGAAAGCAAACAGAGACTCCTGCAGATAAGCATGGAACCTGGGCCCCAGGAGAGCGATGCAACAGCCCAAGTCCAGATGTGTACAACGTGATCCGAAGGCAGCACGAGACCGACCTGAATGACACCCGGCCTCACACCAAGAACACCTCGTTCCTGGGCTCCTCCCCAGACACACCGACCGACGAGTATGACAATCTGGGAGGCCAAGACACTGAGAGTGGGTTCGTCACGCTGGCCAGCACGGAGAGTGGCTTCGCCACCAATGAGATCTACGAGTCCTACCAGAACCGTTCCAGCACCAGGTACCACAGACAACACAGCTGGCTGGATAACGAGCTCTACAGCTACTGA
- the sik2a gene encoding serine/threonine-protein kinase SIK2a isoform X1, translating to MAEPERKPCQPCQRAPVRVGFYDIERTLGKGNFAVVKLARHRITKSEVAIKIIDKTQLDAANLEKIYREVEIMKLLDHPHIIKLYQVMETKNMLYLVTEYAKNGEIFDYLASHGRLSEAEARRKFWQILSAVEYCHKCSIVHRDLKAENLLLDANMNIKIADFGFGNFFQPGQPLATWCGSPPYAAPEVFEGQKYEGPQLDIWSMGVVLYVLVCGTLPFDGPSLPVLRQRVLEGRFRIPYFMTEDCEHLIRRMLVLDPAKRLALSQIRQHRWMVQEVPSPKPQLNRQGIGEHSEQVLRLMHNLGIDQHKTIESLQNKSYNHFAAIYYLLVERLKAHRSSFPVEQRLNGAQRRPSTVAEQTVHKASIPALQATRHLRSPILLQTSTETFSFTQSTASPEQALMEEEEVATPKVDGCMLEPLPPVVLRNASGLFPGTVTESSIDEGIEAEDEQGIHLSQHRQTQSDGTSQLGTVSASGKLLSMALNPSLGSMDSEYDLGSTHSDLSLADDPPPHGGMPTVMPASQADPTFPCLKPSNPSPQGLSSEERKAHNHSSVSFREGRRASDTSLTQGLVVFRQHLQNLARTKGILELNKAQVVLGSRDGDTSFQPKNLELQQQGEAHQCRSGKDTAMFSTKMHPYLLSRRQSLETHCLAQRLQRASLLASGAGSGQMFCKDPTPRTLEQQLQEYRLQQKRLHLQKQSHLQAYFHQTQLAEDQYTPVQDHADTSLANPTLSRTAQTLSPLLEPSTPCPEMHYVPSDCETMEAQQGVLVK from the exons ATGGCCGAACCGGAGCGGAAACCCTGCCAACCTTGCCAAAGGGCGCCGGTTCGGGTCGGATTTTACGACATCGAGCGCACTTTGGGGAAAGGGAACTTCGCTGTGGTGAAGCTGGCGAGACACCGGATCACCAAGTCGGAG GTGGCCATAAAGATCATAGACAAGACCCAGTTGGATGCTGCAaacttggagaagatctacaGGGAGGTGGAGATCATGAAGCTACTGGACCATCCGCACATCATCAAGCTTTACCAG GTCATGGAGACCAAGAACATGCTGTACTTGGTCACGGAGTATGCCAAAAATGGTGAAATCTTTG ACTACCTGGCTAGCCATGGGCGGTTGAGTGAGGCAGAAGCACGGAGAAAGTTCTGGCAGATCCTGTCAGCTGTTGAGTACTGTCACAAGTGCAGCATCGTCCACCGAGACCTGAAGGCTGAGAACCTGCTGCTCGACGCAAACATGAACATCAAGATTGCAG ACTTTGGTTTTGGGAACTTCTTCCAGCCAGGGCAGCCGCTAGCCACATGGTGCGGCAGCCCACCTTACGCGGCTCCCGAGGTGTTTGAAGGGCAGAAATATGAAGGGCCACAGCTGGACATCTGG aGTATGGGGGTGGTCTTATATGTGCTGGTTTGTGGCACCTTACCATTTGATGGTCCCAGCCTGCCGGTTTTGCGACAGAGGGTTCTTGAAGGCCGTTTCCGTATCCCTTACTTCATGACCGAGG ACTGCGAACACTTGATCCGGAGGATGCTGGTCCTTGACCCGGCCAAGAGGTTGGCACTAAGCCAAATTCGTCAGCACCGCTGGATGGTGCAGGAGGTACCATCACCAAAGCCTCAGCTCAACCGGCAGGGCATAGGAGAGCATAGCGAGCAGGTCCTTCGTCTCATGCACAATCTTGGCATCGACCAGCACAAGACCATAGAG TCTCTCCAGAACAAAAGCTACAATCATTTTGCTGCTATCTACTACCTGCTGGTGGAGCGACTCAAAGCCCACAGAAGCAGTTTTCCTGTGGAACAGAGGCTCAACGGTGCCCAGCGCCGGCCAAGCACTGTGGCTGAGCAGACTGTCCACAAG GCCTCCATTCCAGCTCTGCAAGCCACACGCCACCTGCGCTCACCCATTCTCCTGCAGACCTCCACTGAGACTTTCAGCTTCACACAAAGCACTGCTTCTCCAGAGCAGGCCCtaatggaggaggaggaggtggccACTCCCAAG GTGGATGGCTGTATGCTGGAGCCTCTGCCCCCTGTTGTGTTACGTAATGCCAGTGGCTTATTTCCGGGCACCGTCACAGAGTCATCCATAGATGAAGGAATCGAGGCTGAGGATGAACAGGGCATCCACTTAAGCCAGCACAGACAAACACAGTCAGATGGCACCAGCCAACTGGGCACAGTGTCTGcctcag GGAAGCTCCTCTCCATGGCTTTGAACCCGTCTCTGGGCAGCATGGACTCAGAGTACGATTTGGGCTCCACACACAGTGACCTCAGCCTGGCCGACGACCCTCCGCCCCATGGAGGTATGCCAACAGTGATGCCTGCTAGTCAAGCAGACCCTACCTTCCCCTGCTTGAAACCTTCTAATCCCAGCCCCCAAGGCCTGAGCTCAGAGGAGCGTAAGGCTCATAATCATTCATCGGTCAGCTTTCGTGAAGGACGACGAGCATCAGACACTTCTCTCACACAAG GTCTGGTAGTGTTCCGGCAGCACCTCCAAAATCTCGCCAGGACCAAAGGAATTCTGGAGTTGAACAAAGCACAAGTGGTGCTGGGATCTCGAGATGGAGACACCAGCTTCCAGCCTAAAAACCTGGAGCTTCAACAGCAG GGAGAAGCACATCAATGTCGTAGTGGAAAGGACACAGCAATGTTCTCGACTAAAATGCACCCCTATCTCCTGTCTAGACGGCAGTCACTGGAAACCCATTGTCTTGCTCAGAGGCTGCAG AGGGCTAGTCTGCTGGCCAGTGGTGCTGGCAGTGGGCAAATGTTCTGTAAGGATCCTACGCCTCGTACACTGGAGCAGCAACTACAGGAATACAG ACTCCAACAGAAGAGACTCCATCTACAGAAGCAGTCTCATCTGCAGGCCTACTTCCACCAGACTCAACTGGCAGAGGACCAGTACACACCCGTGCAGGATCACGCCGATACCTCCCTCGCCAACCCAACTCTCTCTCGTACAGCTCAGACCCTCAGCCCACTCCTGGAGCCTAGCACCCCCTGTCCAGAGATGCACTATGTGCCCTCAGACTGTGAGACGATGGAGGCTCAACAAGGTGTTCTGGTGAAGTGA
- the layna gene encoding layilin isoform X1 translates to MPRRVRPARRTYTILDRRNGEMDVRRVLAFSALMLSVPTSASKVLGGQHICKRGTNKPCYKMGYFEDSWRKVNFEEAQRACRSDGGDLLSIESPAEQSLIEGFIQDLKASDGDFWIGLRREPNYEESSIDCDSRYYWLDGSRSNFRNWHTDEPSCGYEVCVVMYHQPSASSDEGNRYMFQWNDDNCETKNNFICKYTKDVFTTTTTTEAAKNPSVTVHDDGMSVVVARPTDDVMNIVYIVLPTIPLLLLLIVANGVFCFKLFTKKRRKQTETPADKHGTWAPGERCNSPSPDVYNVIRRQHETDLNDTRPHTKNTSFLGSSPDTPTDEYDNLGGQDTESGFVTLASTESGFATNEIYESYQNRSSTRYHRQHSWLDNELYSY, encoded by the exons atgcctcgacgggtcagaccTGCAAGAAGGACCTATacaatattagacag AAGAAACGGTGAAATGGATGTGAGGAGAGTTTTGGCTTTTTCAGCGCTGATGCTCAGTGTGCCGACTTCAGCATCCAAAGTGCTTGGTG GCCAACACATATGCAAGCGGGGCACCAACAAGCCCTGCTACAAAATGGGCTACTTCGAGGATAGCTGGCGTAAGGTAAACTTCGAGGAGGCCCAGCGGGCATGCAGGAGTGACGGAGGAGACCTGCTCAGCATCGAATCACCGGCTGAGCAGAGTCTCATTGAGGGCTTTATTCAGGACCTGAAAGCTTCAGATGGTGACTTTTGGATCGGTCTACGCAGAGAGCCAAACTATGAGGAGAGCAGCATTGACTGCGATTCTCGGTACTACTGGCTGGATGGCAGTCGATCAAATTTCAG GAACTGGCACACGGATGAGCCCTCCTGTGGTTacgaggtgtgtgtggtgatgtaCCACCAACCATCAGCGTCTTCAGATGAGGGAAACAGGTACATGTTCCAGTGGAATGACGACAACTGTGAGACGAAGAACAATTTCATCTGCAAGTATACCAAAG ACGTCTTTACGACAACGACGACAACAGAAGCAGCCAAAAACCCCTCAGTGACTGTTCACGATGATGGGATGAGCGTTGTGGTTGCTAGACCTACAG ATGATGTAATGAACATCGTTTACATTGTTCTCCCTACGATACCTCTACTGCTGCTCCTGATCGTAGCAAATGGAGTTTTCTGCTTCAAACTGTTTACAAAAAA GAGAAGAAAGCAAACAGAGACTCCTGCAGATAAGCATGGAACCTGGGCCCCAGGAGAGCGATGCAACAGCCCAAGTCCAGATGTGTACAACGTGATCCGAAGGCAGCACGAGACCGACCTGAATGACACCCGGCCTCACACCAAGAACACCTCGTTCCTGGGCTCCTCCCCAGACACACCGACCGACGAGTATGACAATCTGGGAGGCCAAGACACTGAGAGTGGGTTCGTCACGCTGGCCAGCACGGAGAGTGGCTTCGCCACCAATGAGATCTACGAGTCCTACCAGAACCGTTCCAGCACCAGGTACCACAGACAACACAGCTGGCTGGATAACGAGCTCTACAGCTACTGA
- the sik2a gene encoding serine/threonine-protein kinase SIK2a isoform X2: METKNMLYLVTEYAKNGEIFDYLASHGRLSEAEARRKFWQILSAVEYCHKCSIVHRDLKAENLLLDANMNIKIADFGFGNFFQPGQPLATWCGSPPYAAPEVFEGQKYEGPQLDIWSMGVVLYVLVCGTLPFDGPSLPVLRQRVLEGRFRIPYFMTEDCEHLIRRMLVLDPAKRLALSQIRQHRWMVQEVPSPKPQLNRQGIGEHSEQVLRLMHNLGIDQHKTIESLQNKSYNHFAAIYYLLVERLKAHRSSFPVEQRLNGAQRRPSTVAEQTVHKASIPALQATRHLRSPILLQTSTETFSFTQSTASPEQALMEEEEVATPKVDGCMLEPLPPVVLRNASGLFPGTVTESSIDEGIEAEDEQGIHLSQHRQTQSDGTSQLGTVSASGKLLSMALNPSLGSMDSEYDLGSTHSDLSLADDPPPHGGMPTVMPASQADPTFPCLKPSNPSPQGLSSEERKAHNHSSVSFREGRRASDTSLTQGLVVFRQHLQNLARTKGILELNKAQVVLGSRDGDTSFQPKNLELQQQGEAHQCRSGKDTAMFSTKMHPYLLSRRQSLETHCLAQRLQRASLLASGAGSGQMFCKDPTPRTLEQQLQEYRLQQKRLHLQKQSHLQAYFHQTQLAEDQYTPVQDHADTSLANPTLSRTAQTLSPLLEPSTPCPEMHYVPSDCETMEAQQGVLVK, translated from the exons ATGGAGACCAAGAACATGCTGTACTTGGTCACGGAGTATGCCAAAAATGGTGAAATCTTTG ACTACCTGGCTAGCCATGGGCGGTTGAGTGAGGCAGAAGCACGGAGAAAGTTCTGGCAGATCCTGTCAGCTGTTGAGTACTGTCACAAGTGCAGCATCGTCCACCGAGACCTGAAGGCTGAGAACCTGCTGCTCGACGCAAACATGAACATCAAGATTGCAG ACTTTGGTTTTGGGAACTTCTTCCAGCCAGGGCAGCCGCTAGCCACATGGTGCGGCAGCCCACCTTACGCGGCTCCCGAGGTGTTTGAAGGGCAGAAATATGAAGGGCCACAGCTGGACATCTGG aGTATGGGGGTGGTCTTATATGTGCTGGTTTGTGGCACCTTACCATTTGATGGTCCCAGCCTGCCGGTTTTGCGACAGAGGGTTCTTGAAGGCCGTTTCCGTATCCCTTACTTCATGACCGAGG ACTGCGAACACTTGATCCGGAGGATGCTGGTCCTTGACCCGGCCAAGAGGTTGGCACTAAGCCAAATTCGTCAGCACCGCTGGATGGTGCAGGAGGTACCATCACCAAAGCCTCAGCTCAACCGGCAGGGCATAGGAGAGCATAGCGAGCAGGTCCTTCGTCTCATGCACAATCTTGGCATCGACCAGCACAAGACCATAGAG TCTCTCCAGAACAAAAGCTACAATCATTTTGCTGCTATCTACTACCTGCTGGTGGAGCGACTCAAAGCCCACAGAAGCAGTTTTCCTGTGGAACAGAGGCTCAACGGTGCCCAGCGCCGGCCAAGCACTGTGGCTGAGCAGACTGTCCACAAG GCCTCCATTCCAGCTCTGCAAGCCACACGCCACCTGCGCTCACCCATTCTCCTGCAGACCTCCACTGAGACTTTCAGCTTCACACAAAGCACTGCTTCTCCAGAGCAGGCCCtaatggaggaggaggaggtggccACTCCCAAG GTGGATGGCTGTATGCTGGAGCCTCTGCCCCCTGTTGTGTTACGTAATGCCAGTGGCTTATTTCCGGGCACCGTCACAGAGTCATCCATAGATGAAGGAATCGAGGCTGAGGATGAACAGGGCATCCACTTAAGCCAGCACAGACAAACACAGTCAGATGGCACCAGCCAACTGGGCACAGTGTCTGcctcag GGAAGCTCCTCTCCATGGCTTTGAACCCGTCTCTGGGCAGCATGGACTCAGAGTACGATTTGGGCTCCACACACAGTGACCTCAGCCTGGCCGACGACCCTCCGCCCCATGGAGGTATGCCAACAGTGATGCCTGCTAGTCAAGCAGACCCTACCTTCCCCTGCTTGAAACCTTCTAATCCCAGCCCCCAAGGCCTGAGCTCAGAGGAGCGTAAGGCTCATAATCATTCATCGGTCAGCTTTCGTGAAGGACGACGAGCATCAGACACTTCTCTCACACAAG GTCTGGTAGTGTTCCGGCAGCACCTCCAAAATCTCGCCAGGACCAAAGGAATTCTGGAGTTGAACAAAGCACAAGTGGTGCTGGGATCTCGAGATGGAGACACCAGCTTCCAGCCTAAAAACCTGGAGCTTCAACAGCAG GGAGAAGCACATCAATGTCGTAGTGGAAAGGACACAGCAATGTTCTCGACTAAAATGCACCCCTATCTCCTGTCTAGACGGCAGTCACTGGAAACCCATTGTCTTGCTCAGAGGCTGCAG AGGGCTAGTCTGCTGGCCAGTGGTGCTGGCAGTGGGCAAATGTTCTGTAAGGATCCTACGCCTCGTACACTGGAGCAGCAACTACAGGAATACAG ACTCCAACAGAAGAGACTCCATCTACAGAAGCAGTCTCATCTGCAGGCCTACTTCCACCAGACTCAACTGGCAGAGGACCAGTACACACCCGTGCAGGATCACGCCGATACCTCCCTCGCCAACCCAACTCTCTCTCGTACAGCTCAGACCCTCAGCCCACTCCTGGAGCCTAGCACCCCCTGTCCAGAGATGCACTATGTGCCCTCAGACTGTGAGACGATGGAGGCTCAACAAGGTGTTCTGGTGAAGTGA